Proteins co-encoded in one Candidatus Moraniibacteriota bacterium genomic window:
- the dnaN gene encoding DNA polymerase III subunit beta, whose translation MKLTCTQENFKKAIYSTERVVGKQITLPILENILLQTDHGMLKISATNLEIGVFLKIGAKIEKEGMITIPAKLISNFINNIPAESIVSLEVIEQTLYIESGSFKAQIKGLQAQDFPIIPEMQGEFLFSLPAQEIKEAIPRLAPCVSIDSTRPELTGMNVLLQKNEVHIAATDSFRLAESVINIKKTNSQSYSIFTDKTNSIIVPLNTFLEVFRVIDNDTQVIEVSIEESQIFFQIGNVRIVSRLINGKYPEYRQIIPQKFATKIIMEKDSALRAVKIAGVFTNNKSGEVKFSANDKKNEVIIQSKSEEIGENRTMLDAKIDGSSQEAVFNPRYMTDALQAITMPKFILLMNSGTSAAVIKMVQGEKNEELSSYTYVIMPIKN comes from the coding sequence ATGAAACTTACCTGCACTCAGGAAAATTTTAAAAAAGCCATATATAGCACAGAAAGAGTTGTAGGCAAACAAATAACTTTGCCTATTTTGGAAAATATTTTGCTGCAAACTGATCATGGAATGCTTAAAATTTCCGCTACTAACCTAGAAATCGGAGTTTTTCTGAAAATTGGAGCTAAGATAGAAAAGGAGGGCATGATTACAATACCAGCAAAATTAATTAGCAACTTTATAAACAATATTCCAGCCGAAAGTATAGTTTCCTTAGAAGTTATAGAACAGACCTTATATATAGAAAGTGGCTCATTTAAAGCTCAAATAAAAGGTCTTCAAGCACAAGATTTTCCTATAATACCTGAAATGCAGGGTGAATTTCTTTTTTCTCTTCCTGCTCAAGAAATTAAAGAAGCAATCCCTCGCCTAGCTCCATGTGTTTCTATAGATTCAACAAGGCCAGAGCTTACTGGCATGAATGTTTTATTGCAAAAAAACGAAGTGCACATAGCCGCAACCGACAGCTTTCGCTTAGCAGAATCTGTTATAAATATTAAAAAAACAAATTCCCAAAGTTACAGTATTTTTACTGATAAAACAAACTCCATTATTGTTCCATTGAACACTTTTTTGGAAGTTTTTCGGGTTATTGACAATGATACACAAGTGATAGAAGTGAGCATAGAAGAAAGCCAGATATTTTTTCAGATTGGCAATGTGAGAATCGTCTCAAGACTTATTAATGGTAAATATCCTGAATACCGGCAAATTATTCCGCAAAAATTTGCAACAAAAATTATCATGGAAAAAGATAGTGCGCTTAGAGCTGTAAAAATTGCCGGAGTTTTTACAAATAATAAATCAGGAGAAGTAAAATTTTCAGCTAATGACAAAAAAAATGAAGTAATAATTCAATCAAAATCAGAAGAAATAGGCGAAAATAGGACTATGTTGGATGCCAAAATTGACGGATCGTCGCAGGAAGCAGTTTTTAATCCGCGATATATGACAGATGCACTCCAGGCGATCACAATGCCAAAGTTTATTTTACTTATGAACAGTGGGACATCAGCAGCAGTCATAAAAATGGTTCAGGGCGAAAAAAATGAAGAACTATCTTCATATACTTATGTAATAATGCCTATAAAGAATTAG